From Notolabrus celidotus isolate fNotCel1 unplaced genomic scaffold, fNotCel1.pri scaffold_240_arrow_ctg1, whole genome shotgun sequence, a single genomic window includes:
- the LOC117809144 gene encoding MAX gene-associated protein-like isoform X1: MASRKKQRRVVFDEEEASTPAADQPPASSPKLGRTSEGGMAGSTAVKVGMMGNPNMSPVNLSPGGLSPGCLSPGGLSPGGLSPDSVCRGIKVTLENNSMWNEFFKCRTEMILTKQGCRMFPYCRFRISGLQPSRKYSLIMDLQPVDDRRYGWTDSSWQVAGEAEARVKSAPFFHPESPSTGQHWMQNPVSFYKLKLTNNIADKEGNVILYPMHRYLPRLHLVQTDKPAKDIKLNGPAVFTFPQTEFMAVTAYQNCRFAQLKVDYNPFAKGLREDSPSTKGLTLKLNSRKDLHRDRGSTASELHPVKKSLKSLLANHKPRNSKAPDPKPSVSGDLQKPSTPNRDQSAAKTTGESSRSPPAQKLFSELIREAHVSLQRCSLQQLSINNNHVSHQTGQTNTKTTTENHNRPEDSKSVTPPGHTGGGTVPKRKVKQGVLNSLDCRDNISCAPSGSKTLSVDSDPRQKPEALSQEKVKPHKRPAPLPLPALALFLKQHSTKSKKNRGRQDSPPRALPPEPLPKPPSSAEDPPPHPVEDETAPSKDLPDDITQNENQTNAPPPPKEDVRGVHGQAAEASAQPSSPQSPDASAASDPNEQRTPYLSGSDPEGPGPELADSSAVSPISDQPLSSIISSSYTTSSPSLSSSCHPVLPVQVSPSDPSIMKSESLLLDPECSSFGFDPLSPASSPEPLPSLPVSLTLELDSTTAEPSPVPPEDLVQGDGSSVFKWHTVLLPPEHYSTSSFTTFQATPQSLALASVTSPVLPSETPSLPEPKSLDPSSPPPEAALSFEVNEQVLPFPAELSPLALHLPLSPTFSSLDAGGLSPTPSLSDLVHLFSIDGDLGMGMEFSNSEALAAPCPPQSTGEADSQEPPPPLQEVPTFKPGRRRKKCRRRKVIKTDMETNNSTYTLMQPNLEEVEEQLFISFTSKEALKLHVVDSLRASVCEPQTTSEAHLQPPSDSPERGETVDSLQEKLASLQSILLRDLKLMRHRQVIHPVLQEVGLKMNLLDPTQAIDLQYLGVRLPLPPRQGVSVEQANLEMSQSTGVCGVFMSRTGKTTDVTQIKGWRDKFSSSEAPPPPAVPEGGPAAGPVPGPVPGPVPGPGPGPGPGPDLQKRNLSAFCSDMLDEYLENEGKLIDQRADSFSQPQLDPPVYQLPTSSTSYVRTLHSVLKKQTTGTPTSDLISGFVPPSMRPKVSPKESKNPRRETAKRRGPKPQKPRPEPASAPTSGSSPGESNYVTKQPVVLTLSEPLHPSGHPHPSDPPHPSEPPHPSEPLTASEPLPASEPSSPVIKPKRQRHHLRVQSDTPQPPAVKRRRKLKPGTVSKTFGPWSSTDSHPADTEDLAPLESDSELGNGNHEVPVMTRALLRQKDLEDGGVWEGRPRTRVTEERAAIALTSLFTLKGFVIENPTKPVQVVQRQAPPCLNEFCRLGCVCSSLSYCSRISHCGRPACMLGCSCLKQKVVLLQNLEPDSSPSHQGSRKRRKRRMKMAYVLKEAESVSQPAERVQTLWKKDSRDLDPDPIQVPKADHLPGRHETRESSSCARVRGFHLKGRSRRQQGTPEDKKSEDTYLNRQKQKDAQSSAPPPDGRDQPGPLASSLASAAESTPKPSKRLIILAEGKWGSAADRSQVLKHLCERMARDQLDQPFWVWGYRIVPISQTPEGSGPDRCIQYRVHISRPEPGPEKPAAPVNRPPGETSSGPQGQVFRGVEPPEDWQREVEEGEIEEEVGPTCQPLRDGRSTEEVNRRREKKKMVSLGLPFLTGVSPAGFLSTNRKQPGGTEHLIQVNGKLYPLAKIQLGQMGALHPANRLAAYLTGRVGSNRKQLGSSKPPQNQNLGLTPHTASSSAPPPKSQPSFPVLKIKAPPTEEAPPIHLHQSAAPSAQPTPEGAGKKVVTLKVYPGQTRGANQVRVVPETSAHSNPPTDNRLSRSLVQNPALQVSQMMVFPAPSPSGKFPVLGPSPPPTGQRMILKPVQTTSGAQYFRRPDGKLVQLVPISQLRPVNQGQIKIQNHDKNQTLSMQRALPPASCQTPILTAGGQTPPQASGPSPLPTLPPCPALPAVPNVAQKSTCSFKIFPTDSTKEPMIVTCVKVPPPPLTKVLTGPASLTLPQPHPQTPPMNFLSLNPSSGGGAELGVKTVTVTPGGRVIHQNPKPASPGSEVTPEPDPTAQRVRPHIPALMGGAITRVETGPSAAETGGGAKHASDMLEQEESESSETENSSDIDEDTDGERETDKFGVDTELVAMETMASMAELGGAESSETENSSDLEKTTDEDLESAKYQRRVHNMLEKQRRGKMKKLFRKLKRELGQQEKTPKIHILNKAVQIIQELRKTETSLTDLKRKLTKRRDDFLCIIAPTTERMEAELLDELMDNLSDEDRVVAVTTSKEDIDVHSISMDQLNVDQRNTQRSYTSGQDSKDSLSEGKLNQDQTIHAAFKALRSVLNSNNSSREHLLQKAHREIQSLQRETTILKSLKTCLKKQRDTYRRKIQHRSAGQSEKRIFRRRRSAKTDSAANQLQASGGGGASSSTRDDITSSSLYLQQQTSKAPPTLSLQTPPTPVSRLAPPTASHPASVTRDRTRTVPNILRRSRNTEKDVASVTFNLSALNNQQIHLASVLHPQTGEIYCSSAPLAITNLADVNNLLHLVQPTGQQQQQQQQQHIETDQQPLQLSQSPSDPGLWKDGSVGQDSPSASRSGDSVGGVDGSLRGASGLTSLLQEIDFLNTVSQVTAGVEAELQEECDAVGGALEQGGPWLLQLDSDSEDTVTLETPETEIMRSQLQPGILTPPPLLQMKAGGTKEAEPAVTDVAAREEEGGEKDVSWKPMPRLVPLGLRGHAPS, translated from the exons ATGGCTTCTAGGAAGAAGCAGAGACGGGTGGTGTTTGACGAAGAGGAGGCATCCACACCTGCAGCAGACCAACCACCTGCGTCTTCTCCTAAACTGGGGAGGACAAGTGAAGGAGGGATGGCAGGAAGCACCGCTGTCAAAGTGGGTATGATGGGTAACCCCAACATGAGCCCGGTTAACCTGTCACCTGGCGGCCTGTCACCTGGTTGCCTGTCACCTGGCGGCCTGTCACCTGGCGGCCTGTCACCTGACAGCGTCTGCAGAGGCATCAAAGTGACGCTGGAGAACAACAGCATGTGGAACGAGTTCTTCAAATGCAGAACAGAGATGATACTGACCAAACAAGGCTGCAGGATGTTCCCCTATTGTCGCTTCCGTATCTCTGGCCTGCAGCCCTCCAGGAAGTACTCGTTGATCATGGACTTACAACCTGTGGATGACCGTCGGTACGGGTGGACCGACAGCAGCTGGCAGGTCGCTGGGGAGGCAGAGGCTCGGGTGAAAAGTGCACCATTTTTTCATCCCGAGTCCCCATCGACAGGTCAACACTGGATGCAGAACCCAGTGTCCTTTTACAAACTCAAACTCACCAACAACATCGCGGACAAGGAGGGCAATGTCATCCTGTACCCAATGCACCGATACCTACCCCGCCTGCACCTGGTCCAGACTGACAAACCAGCTAAAGACATTAAGTTAAACGGTCCTGCTGTCTTCACTTTCCCTCAGACCGAGTTCATGGCCGTCACTGCGTATCAGAACTGTCGCTTTGCTCAGCTGAAAGTGGACTACAACCCGTTCGCCAAAGGCCTGAGGGAGGACAGCCCGAGCACCAAAGGCTTAACACTAAAACTGAACTCCAGGAAAGAccttcacagagacagaggctCCACAGCTAGTGAGCTGCATCCTGTGAAGAAGAGCCTGAAGTCTTTACTGGCAAACCACAAACCTAGAAACTCAAAAGCACCAGACCCGAAGCCTTCGGTGTCAGGTGACCTGCAGAAACCCTCCACCCCAAACAGAGATCAGTCCGCTGCAAAGACCACCGGGGAGAGTTCACG CTCTCCTCCAGCTCAGAAGCTGTTTTCGGAGCTGATCCGTGAAGCTCACGTCTCTCTACAGAGGTgcagcctgcagcagctgagcatCAACAACAACCACGTCTCCCACCAGACAGGGCAGACCAACACCAAAACCACAACTGAGAACCACAACAGACCCGAGGACAGTAAATCTGTCACACCGCCTGGACACACAGGTGGAGGTACTGTACCTAAGAGGAAAGTGAAGCAGGGCGTTCTGAACTCCCTGGACTGCAGGGACAACATCAGCTGTGCTCCATCAGGGTCTAAGACCCTGTCTGTGGACTCAGACCCCCGACAGAAGCCTGAAGCTCTGTCACAAGAGAAAGTAAAACCGCACAAACGTCCAGCGCCGCTGCCTCTGCCTGCTctcgctctgtttttaaagcagcactccacaaaatctaaaaaaaacaggGGTAGGCAGGACTCTCCTCCCCGAGCACTCCCACCTGAACCCCTACCCAAACCCCCGAGTTCTGCTGAAGATCCACCACCTCATCCTGTTGAAGATGAAACTGCTCCGTCCAAGGATCTACCTGATGATATTACTCAAAACGAAAACCAGACGAATGCACCACCTCCTCCTAAAGAGGACGTCAGGGGGGTTCATGGACAGGCTGCTGAAGCCAGTGCTCAGCCTTCCAGTCCACAAAGTCCAGACGCTTCAGCTGCTTCAGACCCAAACGAACAAAGAACTCCTTATCTGTCCGGTTCAGATCCTGAAGGTCCAGGTCCAGAGCTGGCTGATAGTTCAGCTGTGTCACCAATCTCAGATCAGCCTCTGTCCTCCATCATTTCCTCATCTTATACTACCTCATCCCCTAgtctttcctcctcctgccaCCCAGTGTTACCTGTTCAGGTGTCCCCGTCAGATCCCTCTATCATGAAGTCTGAGTCTCTGCTACTGGACCCAGAGTGTTCTTCTTTTGGCTTTGATCCACTGTCTCCTGCAAGTTCTCCTGAGCCATTACCTTCGCTGCCGGTCTCCTTGACTCTTGAACTGGACTCCACGACTGCTGAACCCAGCCCGGTTCCTCCTGAGGACTTGGTGCAGGGAGACGGgtcttctgtgtttaaatggCACACAGTGTTACTTCCCCCTGAGCACTACAGCACATCTTCCTTCACTACATTTCAGGCCACACCTCAGAGTCTGGCTTTAGCCTCTGTTACCTCACCTGTGCTGCCTTCAGagaccccctccctccctgaaCCAAAGTCTCTAGACCCCTCCAGCCCCCCCCCTGAGGCTGCTCTGTCGTTTGAAGTGAATGAACAGGTGTTACCCTTCCCTGCAGAGCTGTCCCCCCTTGCGctccatctccctctgtctccgACCTTCTCCTCATTAGACGCAGGCGGTTTATCACCCACGCCTTCCCTCAGCGACCTGGTGCACCTGTTCTCCATCGATGGTGATCTCGGGATGGGGATGGAGTTTTCAAACTCCGAGGCGCTGGCTGCTCCCTGCCCGCCTCAAAGTACAGGCGAAGCAGACTCGCAAGAGCCGCCCCCGCCGCTGCAGGAGGTCCCAACATTCAAACCTGGTCGGCGCAGGAAGAAGTGTCGCCGGCGAAAAGTCATCAAGACTGACATGGAGACGAACAACTCCACCTACACGCTGATGCAGCCGAacctggaggaggtggaggagcagcTGTTCATCTCCTTCACATCCAAG GAGGCCCTCAAACTTCATGTCGTGGACTCCTTGAGAGCATCAGTGTGTGAGCCTCAGACCACATCTGAGGCTCACCTGCAGCCCCCTTCAGACTCACCTGAGCGAG GGGAGACTGTGGACAGCTTGCAGGAGAAGTTGGCGTCCTTACAGAGTATTCTTCTGAGAGACTTGAAGCTAATGAGACACCGACAGGTGATCCATCCTGTGCTGCAGGAAG TCGGTTTGAAGATGAACTTGCTTGACCCGACTCAGGCCATAGACCTGCAGTACCTTGGGGTCCGTCTGCCCCTCCCCCCTCGTCAAGGAGTCTCTGTGGAACAAGCAAACTTGGAGATGTCCCAAAGTACAG gtgtttgtggtgtgttcatgtctcgaacaggaaaaacaacagaTGTGACTCAAATTAAAGGGTGGAGAGACAAATTCAGTTCATCTGAGGCCCCGCCCCCTCCTGCGGTACCTGAAGGTG GTCCTGCAGCTGGTCCTGTTCCTGGTCCTGTTCCTGGTCCTgttcctggtcctggtcctggtcctggccCTGGTCCTGACCTACAGAAGAGGAACCTGTCTGCGTTCTGCAGCGACATGTTGGATGAATATCTGGAGAATGAGGGGAAGCTGATCGATCAGCGAGCCGACAGCTTCTCTCAGCCCCAGCTGGACCCTCCGGTCTACCAGCTGCCCACGAGCAGCACCAGCTACGTCCGGACCCTCCACAGCGTCCTGAAGAAGCAGACGACTGGGACCCCTACCTCAGACCTCATATCTGGATTTGTCCCCCCCTCCATGAGACCAAAAGTTTCCCCAAAAGAGTCCAAAAACCCTCGGAGAGAAACAGCCAAGCGGAGAGGTCCAAAACCACAGAAACCCAGACCAGAACCTGCTTCAGCTCCTACTTCGGGATCCAGTCCAGGCGAGTCAAACTATGTGACTAAACAACCTGTGGTTCTTACTCTATCAGAGCCCCTCCATCCATCAGGGCACCCCCATCCATCAGATCCACCCCATCCATCAGAACCACCCCATCCATCAGAACCCCTCACTGCATCAGAACCCCTCCCTGCATCAGAACCCTCGTCCCCTGTCATCAAACCGAAGAGACAGAGGCATCACCTAAGGGTCCAGTCCGACACACCTCAGCCCCCTGCagtaaagaggagaagaaagctgAAACCCGGGACCGTGTCTAAGACTTTTGGCCCCTGGAGCTCCACAGACTCCCATCCTGCTGACACAGAGGACCTGGCTCCACTGGAGTCAGACTCTGAACTCGGGAATGGAAACCACGAGGTCCCTGTGATGACTCGGGCCCTGCTGAGACAGAAAGACCTGGAGGATGGGGGAGTCTGGGAGGGACGACCCAGGACTAGAGTTACTGAAGAGAGGGCCGCCATCGCTCTGACATCACTGTTCACTCTGAAG GGTTTTGTCATTGAGAACCCGACTAAGCCGGTCCAGGTGGTCCAGAGACAGGCCCCACCCTGCCTGAACGAGTTCTGCAGGCTGGGCTGCGTGTGCTCTAGTCTGTCTTACTGCTCCAGGATCAGTCACTGCGGCCGGCCTGCCTGCATGCTGGGCTGCAGCTGCCTCAAACAGAAGGTGGTTCTCCTGCAGAACCTGGAACCGGACTCCAGTCCTTCCCACCAagggagcaggaagaggaggaagaggaggatgaagatggcCTACG TTCTGAAGGAGGCTGAGAGTGTTTCCCAGCCTGCAGAGAGGGTCCAGACTCTGTGGAAGAAGGATAGCAGAGACTTGGATCCAGACCCGATCCAGGTCCCTAAAGCAGATCACTTGCCCGGCCGTCAT GAGACCCGCGAGTCCAGCAGCTGTGCCCGGGTCCGAGGTTTCCACCTGAAGGGGAGGAGCcgcagacagcag GGAACACCTGAAGACAAAAAGTCTGAAGACACTTATCTGAACCGCCAGAAACAAAAGGACGCCCAGAGCTCCGCCCCTCCACCAG ATGGACGGGATCAGCCGGGCCCCTTGGCCTCGTCTTTGGCTTCTGCTGCGGAGTCGACGCCAAAACCGTCGAAGCGTCTGATCATCCTCGCGGAGGGGAAGTGGGGCAGCGCCGCCGACAGGAGCCAGGTGTTGAAGCATTTGTGCGAGCGGATGGCTCGGGACCAGCTGGACCAACCGTTCTGGGTTTGGGGTTATCGGATCGTCCCAATCAGCCAGACCCCCGAGGGGAGTGGACCAGACCGCTGCATCCAGTACAGAGTCCACATTtccagaccagaaccaggacCTGAGAAACCAGCAGCCCCAGTGAATCGACCACCAGGAGAAACCAGCTCAGGCCCTCAAGGACAG GTGTTCAGGGGGGTGGAGCCTCCGGAAGATTGGCAGCGAGAGGTGGAAGAAGGTGAGATTGAGGAGGAGGTGGGACCAACATGTCAACCGCTGCGTGATGGGAGGAGCACTGAAGAAGTGaatagaagaagagagaagaagaagatggtcAGCCTGGGTCTGCCGTTCCTCACTGGAGTCTCACCTGCCGGGTTTCTGTCCACCAACAGGAAACAGCCCGGAGGAACCGAGCACCTGATCCAG gtgaatgggaagCTGTATCCTCTCGCTAAGATCCAGTTGGGACAGATGGGGGCGCTCCACCCTGCGAACAGGTTAGCGGCGTACCTGACAGGTCGGGTTGGGTCCAACAGGAAGCAGCTGGGCTCCTCTAAACCACCTCAGAACCAGAACCTGGGACTGACCCCCCACACAGCATCCTCGTCGGCCCCCCCACCCAAATCTCAGCCGTCATTTCCAGTGCTCAAGATTAAGGCCCCGCCCACAG AGGAAGCTCCGCCCATCCATCTCCACCAATCCGCTGCCCCGTCTGCCCAGCCTACACCTGAAGGAGCGGGGAAGAAGGTCGTCACCTTGAAGGTGTACCCCGGTCAGACACGGGGGGCCAATCAGGTCAGAGTGGTACCTGAGACATCTGCTCACTCCAACCCCCCAACAG ACAATCGGTTGAGCAGATCTCTTGTACAGAACCCGGCTCTTCAGGTCTCTCAGATGATGGTATTTCCAGCACCTAGTCCTAGTGGGAAGTTTCCTGTACTGGGTCCCTCACCGCCCCCCACCGGTCAGAGGATGATCCTGAAGCCTGTCCAGACTACATCAGGAGCCCAGTACTTTCGCAGACCAGATGGGAAACTGGTTCAACTGGTTCCAATCAGCCAGCTGAGACCAGTAAACCAGGGCCAGATCAAGATCCAGAACCATGACAAGAACCAGACCCTGTCCATGCAAAGAG cccTCCCTCCTGCTTCCTGTCAGACTCCTATCCTAACTGCTGGTGGACAGACCCCCCCTCAGGCCTCAGGTCCTTCCCCTCTGCCCACCCTCCCCCCCTGCCCCGCCCTCCCCGCCGTCCCCAATGTTGCTCAGAAGTCGACGTGCAGCTTTAAAATCTTCCCCACCGACTCCACAAAAGAACCGATGATTGTTACCTGTGTTAAAGTCCCGCCCCCTCCTCTGACCAAGGTGTTGACTGGCCCCGCCTCCCTCACCCTTCCCCAGCCTCACCCTCAAACTCCCCCCATGAACTTCCTATCTCTGAACCCGTCTTCAGGCGGGGGGGCGGAGCTTGGCGTGAAAACAGTGACAGTAACTCCTGGTGGGAGGGTTATCCATCAGAACCCCAAACCAGCTTCaccagggtcagaggtcacacctGAACCTGACCCCACCGCGCAGAGAGTCCGACCGCACATTCCCGCCCTGATGGGCGGGGCCATCACGCGTGTGGAGACGGGGCcttctgctgcagagacaggGGGCGGAGCAAAGCACGCGTCAGACATGTTGGAACAGGAGGAGTCAGAGAGCAGCGAGACGGAGAACTCGTCAGACATCGATGAGGACactgacggagagagagagacagacaagtTTGGG GTTGACACAGAGCTTGTTGCCATGGAGACGATGGCATCCATGGCGGAGTTGGGTGGGGCCGAGAGCAGCGAGACGGAGAACTCGTCAGACTTGGAGAAGACAACAGATGAAGACTTAGAGTCGGCTAAATATCAG CGCCGTGTTCACAACATGCTGGAGAAGCAGCGTCGCGGGAAGATGAAGAAGCTGTTCAGAAAACTAAAGAGGGAACTGGGACAGCAAGAGAAGACCCCAAAGATCCACATCCTGAACAAG gCGGTCCAGATAATCCAGGAGCTGAGGAAGACCGAAACAAGTCTGACCGATCTAAAGAGAAAACTCACGAAGAGGAGGGACGACTTCCTCTGCATCATTGCTCCAACCACag AAAGGATGGAGGCGGAGCTGTTGGATGAGCTGATGGATAACTTGTCTGATGAAGATCGAGTTGTCGCCGTGACGACAAGTAAG gAGGACATTGATGTTCACAGCATCTCGATGGATCAGCTGAATGTGGATCAGAGGAATACACAGAGGAGTTACACATCAGGCCAGGACTCAAA AGACAGTCTGAGTGAAGGGAAGCTGAACCAGGACCAGACCATCCACGCCGCCTTTAAAGCTCTCCGATCAGTCCTGAACAGCAACAACTCTTCAAGAGAACACCTGCTGCAAAAG GCTCATCGAGAGATTCAGTCCCTGCAGCGCGAGACCACGATCCTGAAGAGCCTGAAGACCTGTCTGAAGAAGCAGAGAGACACCTACCGGAGGAAGATCCAACacagatcag caggtCAAAGTGAGAAAAGAATCTTCAGGAGGCGCCGCTCAGCCAAGACAGACtcagcagccaatcagctgcAGGCTTCTGGAGGGGGCGGTGCCTCATCATCAACCcgtgatgacatcacatcatCATCTTTATACCTGCAGCAGCAAACTTCAAAGGCTCCTCCCACTCTGAGCCTGCAGACTCCTCCCACTCCTGTATCTCGTTTGGCTCCTCCCACTGCCTCCCACCCTGCGTCAGTAACTCGGGACAGGACACGAACAGTTCCAAACATCCTGAGACGCAGCCGAAACACCGAGAAGG ATGTGGCCTCCGTCACCTTCAACCTCTCTGCACTGAACAATCAGCAGATCCACCTCGCCTCTGTACTCCACCCCCAAACGGGTGAGATCTACTGCAGCTCCGCCCCCCTCGCCATCACTAACCTTGCAG ATGTCAACAACCTGCTGCACCTGGTTCAACCAAcaggacaacaacaacaacaacaacaacaacaacacatagaAACAGACCAGCAGCCTCTACAGCTCAGCCAGTCCCCTTCAGATCCAGGTCTTTGGAAGGATGGCTCTGTGGGCCAGGACAGTCCCTCTGCGAGCCGGTCTGGGGACTCTGTGGGTGGGGTTGATGGGTCTTTGAGAGGGGCTTCTGGTCTGACATCACTCCTTCAGGAGATTGACTTCCTAAACACCGTCTCTCAAGTCACAGCAGGGGTGGAGGCAGAGCTTCAAGAGGAGTGTGATGCTGTGGGTGGGGCCTTGGAGCAGGGTGGCCCCTGGCTCCTACAGCTAGACTCAGACTCTGAGGACACTGTGACCTTAGAGACCCCAGAGACAGAGATCATGAGGAGCCAGCTGCAGCCAGGCATCCTGACTCCGCCCCCCCTGCTGCAGATGAAGGCGGGAGGGACAAAGGAGGCGGAGCCTGCCGTTACTGATGTAGCCGccagagaagaggagggtggAGAGAAAGACGTGTCTTGGAAGCCAATGCCAAGGCTGGTCCCCCTTGGActaagaggccacgcccccagTTGA